The following are encoded together in the Pan troglodytes isolate AG18354 chromosome 6, NHGRI_mPanTro3-v2.0_pri, whole genome shotgun sequence genome:
- the LFNG gene encoding beta-1,3-N-acetylglucosaminyltransferase lunatic fringe isoform X2 — MLKRCGRRLLLALAGALLACLLVLTADPPPPPLPAERGRRALRSLAGPAGAAPEPGLGAAAAAPGALVREVHSLSEYFSLLTRARRDAGPPPGAAPHPADGHPRPLAEPLAPRDVFIAVKTTKKFHRARLDLLLETWISRHKEMTFIFTDGEDEALARHTGNVVITNCSAAHSRQALSCKMAVEYDRFIESGRKWFCHVDDDNYVNLRALLRLLASYPHTRDVYIGKPSLDRPIQATERVSENKVRPVHFWFATGGAGFCISRGLALKMSPWASGGHFMNTAERIRLPDDCTIGYIVEALLGVPLIRSSLFHSHLENLQQVPTSELHEQVTLSYGMFENKRNAVHVKGPFSVEADPSRFRSIHCHLYPDTPWCPRTAIF, encoded by the exons ATGCTCAAGCGCTGCGGCCGGCGCCTGCTGCTGGCGCTGGCGGGCGCGCTGCTCGCCTGCCTGCTGGTGCTCACCGCCGACCCGCCGCCGCCTCCACTGCCCGCCGAGCGCGGCCGGCGCGCGCTGCGCAGCCTGGCGGGCCCCGCGGGGGCTGCCCCGGAGCCCGGGctgggggcggcggcggcggcgcccgGGGCGCTGGTCCGCGAGGTGCACAGTCTGTCCGAGTACTTCAGCCTGCTCACCCGCGCGCGCAGAGATGCGGGCCCGCCGCCcggggctgccccccaccccgcCGACGGCCACCCGCGCCCCCTGGCCGAGCCGCTCGCGCCCCGAGACGTCTTCATCGCTGTCAAGACCACCAAAAAGTTCCACCGCGCGCGCCTCGACCTGCTGCTGGAGACCTGGATCTCGCGCCACAAGGAGATG ACGTTCATCTTCACTGACGGGGAAGATGAGGCCCTGGCCAGGCACACGG GCAACGTGGTCATCACAAACTGCTCGGCCGCCCACAGTCGCCAGGCGCTGTCCTGCAAGATGGCCGTGGAGTATGACCGCTTCATCGAGTCCGGCAGGAA GTGGTTCTGCCACGTGGACGATGACAACTACGTCAACCTGCGGGCCCTGCTGCGGCTGCTGGCCAGCTACCCGCACACGCGGGACGTCTACATCGGCAAGCCCAGCCTGGACAGGCCCATCCAGGCCACGGAGCGGGTCAGTGAGAACAAGGTG cgTCCTGTCCACTTCTGGTTTGCCACGGGCGGCGCTGGCTTCTGCATCAGCCGTGGGCTGGCTCTGAAGATGAGCCCGTGGGCCAG CGGGGGTCACTTCATGAATACGGCTGAGCGGATCCGGCTGCCTGACGACTGCACCATCGGCTACATCGTGGAGGCCCTGCTGGGCGTGCCCCTCATCCGCAGCAGCCTCTTCCACTCCCACCTGGAGAACCTGCAACAGGTGCCCACCTCGGAGCTCCACGAGCAG GTGACGCTGAGCTACGGTATGTTTGAAAACAAGCGGAACGCCGTCCACGTGAAGGGGCCGTTCTCGGTGGAGGCCGACCCATCCAG GTTCCGCTCCATCCACTGCCACCTGTACCCGGACACACCCTGGTGTCCCCGCACTGCCATCTTCTAG